The Xiphophorus hellerii strain 12219 chromosome 5, Xiphophorus_hellerii-4.1, whole genome shotgun sequence genome window below encodes:
- the LOC116720322 gene encoding interferon regulatory factor 2-binding protein 2-B-like, with product MSSAAVAASRRQSCYLCDLPRMPWAIIWDFTEAVCRGCVNYEGADRIEFVIEATRQLKRVHGFPEGRSAGPGKSHHASDPGSRPPQTLDRYPVSERPPRLGVEYPAGRQTNGFPIPNGYPKPDDPPELPNSRRTSSVPPILVPLVNGGISAVHPLNGRPGQMSLVVSGPVDHGKRHEELKDKQRPDSMSDMSESHKEWGGKGKTVRDLMALQDGRFTKDHAAMQRIMAYEAGATSSKTDRGKHTRPAKRKASPEPEGEGSAAKMNSSEGQPWPSSSLTSFSAAASPHSTEAATAQSVRSPMAALIHATDNAGSSGSLKDAAAAARLNSSSPASPSSSSQRRPPQREGSAPPGSSGMDPPPLQSLSDSSAAPGGAPLCCTLCHERLEDTHFVQCPSVPAHKFCFPCSCDSIRQQGATGEVYCPSGERCPLIGSNVPWAFMQGEITTILAADIRVKKERDP from the exons ATGTCTTCCGCGGCGGTCGCTGCCTCCAGAAGACAGTCCTGCTATTTGTGCGATTTACCCCGCATGCCTTGGGCCATCATCTGGGATTTTACCGAGGCAGTGTGCCGGGGATGTGTCAATTACGAGGGCGCCGACCGAATCGAGTTTGTTATAGAGGCTACAAGACAGCTGAAACGGGTGCATGGCTTCCCGGAGGGCCGCTCTGCCGGCCCGGGGAAGTCCCACCACGCCTCTGACCCGGGCTCCCGTCCGCCGCAAACTCTAGACCGATACCCGGTGTCTGAGAGGCCACCCCGCTTAGGTGTGGAGTACCCGGCGGGCAGGCAGACGAACGGCTTCCCCATCCCGAACGGATATCCAAAACCCGACGATCCACCGGAGCTCCCCAACTCCCGCAGGACTAGCTCAGTTCCTCCCATTCTGGTGCCTTTGGTTAACGGCGGCATTTCCGCTGTTCACCCGCTTAACGGCCGTCCGGGTCAGATGAGTCTGGTCGTTTCGGGTCCCGTAGATCACGGGAAGCGCCACGAGGAGCTGAAGGACAAACAGAGGCCGGACAGCATGTCGGACATGTCAGAAAGCCACAAGGAGTGGGGAGGCAAAGGCAAAACGGTGAGGGACCTGATGGCGCTGCAGGACGGACGGTTTACCAAGGACCACGCCGCCATGCAGCGGATCATGGCGTACGAGGCTGGCGCCACTTCTTCAAAAACAG ACCGAGGGAAGCATACTCGGcctgcaaaaagaaaagcctCCCCAGAGCCAGAGGGTGAGGGCAGCGCCGCCAAGATGAACAGCAGCGAGGGTCAACCATGGCCCTCATCTTCTCTGACAAgcttttcagctgctgcatcaCCCCACTCTACTGAAGCTGCCACTGCACAGAGTGTCCGGTCACCGATGGCGGCGCTCATCCACGCCACCGACAACGCAGGAAGCTCCGGCTCGCTCAAAGACGCCGCGGCGGCTGCCCGGCTGAACAGCAGCAGCCCCGCGTCGCCTTCCTCCTCTTCCCAGAGGAGACCACCTCAAAGGGAAGGGTCTGCTCCCCCTGGATCCAGCGGCATGGACCCCCCGCCGCTTCAGAGCCTCTCAGACTCCTCTGCGGCGCCCGGTGGCGCGCCGCTGTGCTGCACTCTGTGCCACGAGCGGCTGGAGGACACGCACTTCGTCCAGTGCCCATCTGTTCCCGCTCATAAGTTCTGCTTCCCCTGTTCGTGCGACAGCATTAGGCAGCAGGGTGCCACTGGGGAGGTGTACTGTCCGAGCGGGGAGCGGTGCCCGCTGATTGGCTCCAACGTGCCCTGGGCCTTCATGCAGGGCGAGATCACCACCATCTTGGCTGCAGATATAAGGgtgaaaaaagagagagatccTTGA